The Alkalihalobacillus sp. TS-13 genome contains a region encoding:
- a CDS encoding SLC13 family permease, with protein MNIISKKSSLMISVHILFSLFVMIIDDLDYQAKVSLVAFLSAMTFWITTKIPAGFVAVAVIVGIVLMNGSDAELLYQSLAQEVVWLMIGAFVIGEAVKQSGLAERFTRYLLNTSDQKSNLILLITKTLFISAFFIPSTSGRAALSMPIIKQISERFHSSEERSVLAVIVPVIILMSTSATLIGAGSHLIGVGLLESTTNQSISYVQWLVWGVPFTLVVTLITLFITKWVLLPKNTEKKVKKLSSEDTSLGIQPMVIREKKTLILIFLVMLAWITQGIHGYDIGFIAMTGALLFMIPKYGVLNWKQGVNAVSWQLVLFVSTATTLGKILVVTGVAGWIEREMLYGLHLFVDAPEWIIVCLILLVTVTSHLYIHSHTTRAIILIPSLILFSESIGINSLTVVFLSLIGMNYCVTLPVSSKALLIFYEEDELSFDARKLLKISAILMPLYILIMLLFYFTYWQWTGLNI; from the coding sequence ATGAATATAATATCCAAAAAATCATCCCTAATGATAAGTGTGCATATTCTATTTTCCCTGTTCGTTATGATTATTGACGATCTAGACTATCAGGCGAAAGTTTCTTTGGTAGCATTTTTATCAGCAATGACGTTTTGGATTACTACGAAAATACCCGCTGGGTTTGTGGCAGTAGCAGTCATTGTAGGTATTGTCTTAATGAACGGATCGGATGCTGAACTGTTATATCAATCCTTAGCTCAGGAGGTTGTGTGGCTAATGATCGGTGCTTTTGTTATCGGGGAAGCAGTTAAACAGTCAGGACTGGCAGAACGCTTCACTCGTTATCTATTGAATACATCTGATCAAAAAAGCAACCTGATTCTTTTAATAACGAAAACTTTATTCATATCTGCATTCTTTATTCCATCTACCTCGGGTCGGGCAGCCCTATCGATGCCGATCATTAAGCAAATCAGTGAAAGGTTTCATTCTAGTGAGGAACGAAGTGTTTTGGCGGTGATTGTACCTGTAATTATATTAATGAGTACATCAGCCACATTAATAGGTGCAGGGTCACATTTAATTGGAGTAGGTTTACTTGAAAGTACTACCAATCAATCTATTTCTTATGTTCAGTGGTTGGTATGGGGCGTACCTTTCACCCTTGTAGTAACACTTATTACACTATTTATAACAAAATGGGTGCTATTGCCAAAAAATACAGAGAAAAAGGTTAAAAAATTATCAAGTGAGGATACGAGTTTAGGGATACAACCGATGGTTATAAGAGAAAAAAAGACGTTAATTTTAATTTTCCTGGTGATGCTTGCATGGATAACCCAAGGGATTCACGGTTACGATATAGGGTTCATCGCTATGACAGGTGCATTGCTTTTCATGATTCCAAAATATGGAGTTCTCAATTGGAAACAAGGAGTGAACGCAGTATCTTGGCAATTGGTTCTATTTGTCTCTACAGCTACTACTCTCGGAAAAATTTTAGTTGTTACTGGGGTGGCGGGTTGGATTGAAAGAGAAATGTTATATGGACTTCACTTGTTCGTAGATGCCCCAGAATGGATCATTGTATGTCTGATCTTGCTGGTTACAGTTACGAGTCATTTATACATTCACTCTCATACAACACGTGCCATTATTCTTATTCCAAGCTTGATTCTATTCAGTGAATCAATAGGGATTAATTCTTTAACTGTTGTATTCTTAAGTTTAATTGGTATGAATTATTGTGTTACATTACCTGTTAGTTCGAAAGCATTGCTTATTTTTTATGAAGAAGACGAGCTTTCATTTGATGCCAGAAAGCTACTTAAAATTAGCGCCATTCTAATGCCACTATATATACTCATTATGCTTCTATTTTACTTTACTTATTGGCAATGGACAGGGTTGAACATATAA
- a CDS encoding potassium channel family protein, whose product MLVVALLFLSVIPMWVEPNFESFEDALWWSIVTLTTVGYGDLYPVTTVGRLIASFLMFVGIGLIGVITGMVASFFSNAKELPEELRDVRESIDNYPSLTNGEIDLMIRKLESLKKNRG is encoded by the coding sequence ATGCTTGTGGTTGCTTTACTGTTTTTAAGTGTGATACCAATGTGGGTAGAACCGAACTTTGAATCCTTTGAGGATGCTCTTTGGTGGTCAATTGTTACTCTAACGACTGTTGGATATGGAGACTTGTATCCTGTAACAACGGTGGGAAGGCTAATTGCTTCTTTTCTAATGTTTGTAGGAATTGGGTTGATCGGGGTAATTACTGGAATGGTAGCGTCTTTCTTTTCAAACGCTAAGGAACTACCAGAAGAATTAAGAGATGTGAGAGAAAGTATTGATAACTATCCTTCGCTTACCAATGGTGAGATAGATTTGATGATCAGAAAGTTAGAAAGCTTGAAGAAAAATAGAGGATGA